The DNA region TTCGTAGTTTTCCCATGGGCATTACAGTTGAGCACTTTAACATTGCTGTGTGATCCTGTGGGGTGTGCTAATACTTTAGCACATCTAGAGCCTAATATATAGTGCATATCTATATGCGCTTTACACTCTTTTCATACCAAGCAGTAATATACCATATATCAAAAACATTATGCATATCTATCTTTTGTTTATGTAATGTTCACAGCAAGTAGTAATAtaccatatataaaaaaaagaggaaatctATCTTTTGCTTACGTAATTTTCACACCAAGTCGTACTATACCAATACTCTATGCTATTGTCACTACACAAGCTGTGAGGGATTTGTAGTATGGTACTTATTATTTCCAGTAGCTAAAATTCTGGATGTTTGAGTTCTTAATGGATCTGAAATATGTGATGTTTAGCTTTTGTTATCATAATTTACTTTACTAGATATCAGCTAGAACGCGGTACATTTTTCTTCTATAAAATTCTACAAAATGACTTCTTTCAGCTCATGTGACCATCGATAATTGTTTGTGTGGTCATTCTCAATATACTTCTCTAATGTGCTTCATGTCTGTAGATCGACCTGGTAGAAAAGGTCCACCACTAACCTGGCCTCAAAGACTCAAAATATCGGTTGATGTTGCACGTGGCTTAAACTACCTCCATTTTGATCGTGAGGTTCCACACGGAAACCTTAAAGCAACCAACATCTTGTTGGATGGGCCTGACCTTAATGCAAGGGTTGCCGATTACTGCCTTCATCGGCTTATGACTCAAGCCGGCACAATAGAACAGATTCTTGATGCAGGAGTGTTGGGTTATCGTGCCCCTGAGTTGGCTGCATCAAAGAAACCACTGCCTTCCTTCAAATCAGATGTATATGCTTTTGGAGTTATTTTGTTGGAGCTGCTAAGTGGGAAGTGTGCAGGGGATGTTGTCTCTGGCGAAGATGGTGGAGTAGACTTGACTGACTGGGTAAGGTTGAAGGTGGCAGAAGGTCGTGGTTCGGATTGTTTTGATAATGTGTTGTCACCCGAGATGGGAAATCCAGCAATGGAGAAGCAAATGAAGGAGGTTCTTGGGATTGCTGTGCGATGCATTCGTTCTATATCCGAGAGGCCCGGTATCAAGACTATATATGAGGATCTTTCATCTATATAGTTTGTACTCATTTTGGTTTTGGTGAACCATATGTTTTGCTCTACTTTGGGAATCAAATAGCTCATTGACCTCCCTTTTGAGTAGTAGAATTAGAACACTTAGTATGTGAACGAGGCTAGTTTTATTGACCATTGTttgttgtatatttaatgtGTAAACAAACTTTTCTCCCCTTTCGGCCTATAAGAGCTTCCAGTGTTTTGACAGTTTATTTGGAGTAAATAATCTTTGGCCGATAATTCTGAAGAAAAAGGGGCAAGCATGTTTGACCCTACTTAATTATAACCAAGATATGCATGAAATGTAGTATCATTGGAGGGTGAGAGTAAGTATTGATGGCCGTTTTCTACAATTTCAATAGAATATCGCTAAATGAAAAGTGGGAGGAGAAAATATTCTTGAAACTCCTTCCGATGCGCCATGAATACAATACTGGAAATCCCTCTTCTACAGCAGTAACACAGATCATTTTCAGATGCTCAAGCAGACTTTCTGCTGATATTAACTTTGCGCCCCAGAAAAGGTCTCCAGACACTCAATTCCAAAATTGCATCATTATACAGACACCTAAGCTGGAATAGTTACAAGAACCTATGGATGCCAACAACTACAATGCATTTAACTATGCAAATGAGAAGAGGGGTGGGATAAAGATCTGAATATAAAAAACAGGAACTCTAAATTACATGTAAATACATCACAAGATACAACAATTTACTGATGCAACTTTAACATTGTATGTTCGTCAAACCTGAAACCAGCCATCTCTGCCTCCTTGCAGATATCCTTACACTTGGCCAGCCTTCCAGAAGCCATATAAATTCTGATCAAGCTGCAGTATATATCAAAAGTTGGACTAAAACCCGCTTCCTTAAGCTTAGAGAAATAGCGTACAGCCCTTGAAAGATCGTTCAAAGCAACAAAGAGCTTAATCACTACACGATAAGCTGGTAGATCAAAAAGGCAATTTGAAGCTTCCATTTCCCATAGCATGGCTAATGCATCTCTATATTTGTTCGCTGAATAACGACAGTGAATCATAGTAGTATACATAACTACACCTGGATTACCACCAGATTTCCTGAACCAATCATATAGTCCCTCCACAATTTCAAATCTTCCCAGCCTAATGCAAATCTTCATGATAGCTGTACAGTCTTGTGGTGTCAAATTCAGATCATCTCTCACAGCAAGCTCCTCTAATAATACCAAGACAAGTGTGCTTTTATCAGGATCCTTACCAAGCTGCAAGATTAGCTTAGCATACACCCCAGTATCAAGCACTCTGTTAGATTCCTTAGCCATTGAAAGAAGCTTCAAAGCAAGCTTCAAGCTTCCTCCTTTAATATAACCCCTTAACATCGCTTCATACACACTCCGACTAGCCAAGCCAGTGAACTTATCCAAATCAAACGGCATTTTTAACTCGTTTGACCCGGCAAGAACTTCAACGGTAGAAGCAAGAATATGATCATCAGGGAATAAATGGGGTTGTTTCTTCACCCAACAGAATGTTTCCAAAGCTCTCTCAGGAAGGCCCAAATAACCCAACTCTTGGATTGTCAATGACAACGATCCTTTTCGAAGAAACGGGCTCCATTTACCAAGAACCTTTGATACATTTTCCTCAGCTGAAAGACACTGAATTTCTTTAGCCAAACCAATCAAGAAAGTGGGATTCTTGTACACTTGCTTTGATATCGATTGCCTTGAATGATTCGCGAATCTTTTTGGTGTAGGAAGTCCCAAAGGCCGAATCTTGTAAGGAATTGGCAGAGGTAAAGGCCTCTCTCTATCCAATCTTCCAGGCTTCTGAGGTATCCTCCCTTTAAAAAGAGATGAAATCGCGTCCATCTCATCCGATTCCCATATAATTCCCTCATCATCACACATCCTTCCTTTTTCTACTTCATCAattccagaccccacttgtgggattacactgggtacaTTGTCATTGGTTgtttcttcatcattttcatacaaGACCCTTTTGAAGTTATAGTCCATGTTTGGTGGTTGCTTTGGTCGCCGAGGATTCCTGAGgttttttggaagttttgtgTGGTTAGTTTTGTTATTACTAGATACAGCCATGAAAACAactctttttcctcttcttaCAAAACTTGAAGTTGTTCTAGAAGTAGCTTTACTGGCACAACCAGTATGGGAGATAGAATATTGGATACAGTTGGTGGGCACAAGACTAGTATAACCCTTGATGCTTACAATTATGGGAGATAGAATATTCCGTTTGAATGGATGAAGACTGAGCAGGAATTGGATGAAGAAGAAACAATAAGATTGGGAAGAAGGATTTTGTGtctctatatattattaaaaacagGTTTTAGGAAAAAAGTTAGTTCATTTAGGTAATAATTAGTTTCTTTAGTTAgtgttttgaatttgaatttaaaaataattgggAAGTTACAAAGTGGTAAAGCTAAAAACTTCGTAGGGATAATTTGTTCCAATCTGAGCAtttggtcaaaaaaaaaaaaaaaaaaaaaaagacaactaATCCTAACCCACCATGAATCCCACGTTCAACTCACTTCCCCCATTACCTTAATCTGCACCATGCTCACACAAATAAACATATGTCATGGCACAAAAAGATATATACACGACAcacataaacaaaatacatagagAGAACAAAGCATATTCACAAGACTAGAAAACATCAAAGAAGAAAACCACAGATTTCTAAATTCTTACTCAAAGTTCGTGAGTTTTTCATCGAAGATGGCTCATATGTTCGACTACGCTCTCAAGCTTGACCTTTGATGCTTACAATTGAGACTTCAGTGAAGGTCCTACATAATGTTAGGGTCAAAGTATTATTTCATGATGACTTTGTTAAATATATACAGAGCTACATGTGACGACGAAAATGGAGAATCAATTCCGTTTGAATGACAGATTTGGCAAGCAAAGCTAAGGAGTAATAACAAGACGACAGAGAAGTATATTTAcatttggtggaagtagatagTCCAAAATAATTCAAGTTCTAAATGGAACTTGCTTCTTTACTTATTTGAGTCAAAATTGAATTGACATTGAGCAGGCATTGGATGAAGAAGAAACAATAAGATTGGGAAGAATGACGAATTTTGTCGTCTTTTTGAATTTCTGTTAATAAGGGAAACGATAAAGAggggatttttttattttttttttcctaattaaACATTACACTTGTTTGAATTGCTTGTAGTatagacttttgaaacttttgaaagttcttctcttattttttttagaaataggATACTTTTGATAAGctattttttgatttcttttgaaactcttcaaatatttttatttttccttttaaaactTCTAtagttataccctattttattttcattgcCAAATGCTTGGCAAAAAATCTCATCAATTGACTTTCTTCTtctaataatatatagataagGCATAAAGCACGGCAAAGATTgttcatttatattttttaatttgtaaaatCTTTAATACAAATATCCGGGCAGACAGCCAtaataaagattttatttttttttttttgaaggtgTCTCTCACCTAGGTGTGTAAAATCTTTACTACAAATATCCGCATAGGCTATAATAAAGGGCTAGTTAATACAAGAGATGGTGGAATCATCacatattttacattttttctaatttctagaATTGCACTTTATTTGGGTAAATATTTACTATTTACCTTTATGATTTTTTAATCTTTGTGTCAAAAGTTGTTCAAAATTTCAAGTACCAAATTGTTATTTCACCACTTAATTTTAATTGTAGCTTAGATGAGGAATATGACTTGTGTTTCATGACTTGAAGAAGATATATTAAGTCAAATATCGCTTTTCTGTTTTATTTCAAGcaactaatttatttttaacgAGATGTTTTCATATAGAACTTACATAGGTTCAAAGGTGCTTATCTTTTATGGACTACATGTAAATATTAAGGAGATTATTCTTTATCTAAAAACCAAAGGGACTAATTAGTTTCTAGATTCCCCAAACTGTgtttatttaaaacaaaaaattttatCATGTTCCATCTTAATTGAGAATCTTTAGTTACTAACTATAAATGAATTCAAATGGACAAGTCGGTTATGTGCTAGCATCATCTTTTGTTCCAAAATATATTCTTCTCTTTAATTTagcttattttattgatttgtaCGAGGAATTGCTTCGGAATTCTCTGCTACTTAATCGTCAAGCCAATTGTTCATAGTGATTTTGGAAAAGTTGGTTCTTGGCATATTAGAGAAGTACTCATAGTTGTATCCGTATTTATCATACATACTTTTGCTCTTGGTGTAAAAAAGATTCTTTATTTCAATTCAAGAATATCTTGGGTCTTTTGAAGGACATCTTATTATCATGTGAAATATTTCAAAGAAGAGCATTGACATAAAAAGCAAAGGCTGTCTTGAACTACACTTTGCTTTAAGTAAATGGCCTCTTAAGAATGTAAATATTCTTTCGCAAAAAAATCCCGAGTAGATAGCCAACtaaataaaacatgattttagattttaaaaatgaatgaatGTGTTACGCTATTCGGATGGTTCATTGATACTATGTATTGCGATATATTGATTCCTTAATCATTGTAGATTATAAGCCACCATATCAATAATACATTTCTTTATATGCATTATCTAAAATTTATAAGTATTAACTATTATTGTGCTAAATATCTAACATTCTCTCATGTAAATTTTAATATCATTTTACAACAAACTAAATCTTGAATTGTTCAATAAACCTATATATTTATGATTACGTTTATCAATTAGTTTCGTTAATAGGGAAACGATAAagagggatttttttttttttttttcctaattaaACGTTACACTTGTCTGAATTGCTTGTAGTatagacttttgaaacttttgaaagttcttctcttattttttttagaaatagaATACTTTTGATAAGctattttttgatttcttttgaaactcttcaaatatttttgtttttccctttaaaacttctatatttataaaatttttcttttttagtttttcagtttttttttttctttcgagTTCCTTAAAAATGGGCTTAGGTTTCCATTCCCcgttaaaaaacaaaaatcatctttttgttttttctttttcattagcTCTCCATGGGAGGGTACAGTTTAGATATATGCCAAGGTTTCGtacaaaaggaaataaaattttgatCCGAATCCCATCCCTcaaccaatttttttggaaattctgTTTCTGATAATTAAACACCattataagtacatttaatatACATTTCTTTTATCTTGAATCGAGATCTTTTGGCTCAACTTTATCCTAGTTTTGCCGAGGGAGCAACCCCACTTTTCACCTTGAATTGGTCACAATATGTGGACTTTCTTACTTTTCGTGGAGGACATGTATAAACATTGAGGACTAACCATTTAGAGCAATATTGTATGTATAGGACCAACTTGAGCAATATTGTATTATACtgaattattttgaaatatatattttataaataaaacataCTTTATTTGCTATAATTAAagtaatgtttttttttgtttgtttaatttGATTGTATTATATTGTGCATAATTGACAAATTCGCTAAACACAGCTCAGGAAAGTGCAAGTCTAGTTTCTTGGGATCCAAAATGTCCTCGTCTTCTGATTGGTGTCTTGGTGATttctttcatttgttttttcttaCAAGACACTTTTCATTCGTTTCACCGTTTTACATTTGTCTCAGCTTTgcaattttaaattttcctttaacACTTATGACTTGGAGCGATAAGTAATATTGATGTATTAAATTTTGaagttattttttatataaggaGATATTATAGTCAAACAATATCAAACAttttgaaagataaaaagaagTGTCATATAAGTTACTACAACTAAAAGGAGTATTCATTTGCTACAACTAAATATGAGGACTTCCTGAAAAGAAACAGTAATTCaatttgaaatgaaaaagataaaataaaaaacaagatTACAAGGACTTCCATTTTAACTCATATTATTGTCGACATGTCAACAAGATTGTGCTCTTCTTttatttggccaaatattaATCACCTAGAAGATTTGCCTATCCTCTTTTCCATCAAATAACCAACACAATCATCAATAAGTTGTCCATTTCTATTCCTATCTCCAAACAAACCGCTCACTCGTCTTGCATTAGCTCTCAAAGACTCACCCTCTTCACTCACCACTGCAAACTTCACAGTTTCAGCCACTGAATCACTAGTAAAAGATCCATCTTTTTCATCTCTTGGTATTTCTACACCAACCCCTTTCTCTTGCAACAACCTAGTATTCAAACCTTGGTCATTCATCACTGGGAACATAATCAAAACCCGTCCGAAACAAAGCGCCTCTATGACTGAGTTCCATCCACAGTGAGTCAAGAATCCCCCGATACACGAATGACTTAGTATCTTTGTCTGTGGGACCCATCCTCTGTATATTATACCTCTGTTTTTTACTGTGTCTTCATAACCATCAGGAAGTTGAATCTGTGTGTCTTCTTGTTTATGTCTTGGTTGATTCCTAATTACCCAAAAGAAATGTAATCCACACTTCTCTAACCCCAGGGCTAGCTCATTTATCTCTTTTTGACTAACTGTTGCTTCAGTTCCAAGTGCAACATATATCACCGAGTCTTGGTTTTGCTTATCGAGCCAATTCTTGATACTAAGCCAGGTTGTATCATTTTCATTTCTGTCTAAATTTTCATCTTGTATTACAGATGGAGGCAGGACACCGATGGATAATATGGGTTTCTGAAAAAGCTCAGAAACCAAGTTGAACCATTCCGGTTCGAACTcaacacaagttctaaacaataCAACATCACTTCCATCAATTGAAGCACCAAATCGGGCTCCATCAGTGGTACCGGATTCATCTGCTGGTGCTTCGAAGTTCTTCTTAATCTCGTGTAGTCGATAAACGACTTTCGTCTCGAAAGGAATCCATTTCGGAACAACTGTATAATCCTCGGGGATTGAcctttcatcattcaacaaagCCCAAGGAGGTCCAAAAAAGGCCATAGTTGCAGCAGTAAAGAGACTAAAAAACGCGCGTGAGATGCCTAAATCGTGTGCACGTTTAGGTAGCCAGTGAGAAGCATAGTCATAGACAATCCAATCTGGTgatgaattttcaagaaaagtggTTAGTGGGGTTTCGAGCAAATCGAAAGCGATTTTCAAGAACTGAGCTTTTTGGTAAGGTATGTCCATTGAAGATTCTGCATCATCTGGCAAGTTGGATACTTTAGGCAAAGGAAAGCTCACAATATGCAAAAGGGGATCAAGTTCAGTGGGAACTTTATCTAATCTTTCAATATTTCTTGGAGTGGATATGAAGGTGACTTTGTGACCCCTCTGAGCTAAGCATTTGGATAGATGGAAAAAAGGTATGATATGGCCCATGGCTAGCCATGGGAACATCACTACATGAAGAGATTCTTTTTCATTCTCCATTGAAGGAATTAAAGCACTACTGAGAGAACAAATAACCTGTTAATTTATAATACTGCTATAAAGCAtagagttcagatcttatcatTGCATATAAAGAAAATGGTGCACTGCCGTGCTTTGACTTCCTATACACAGACCATTTCAGTGAGAAGATTAGACTATTCTGCGCTAGCCAAAATCTAAGGTATTTTAATACTATAAAAGGCAATTATTTACAGAAAAATCTTGATGTGTCACTCTTGGTATCATCTTTCTGGAACTTTCAGATTGATTAAAGAAATGGGAATATCCAACCTCTCTTCGTCATCAGCCACTTGAAATATAAAATGGACAAACACAAAGACAAAACAAAGTTATTTTAGTATTCTAGTCCAAACGCACGGCACAGCAATCTTGGAATTCTGCatctgattatagttaacaacAAGGACAACTATGTCTTAATCCCAAACAAGTTGTCGTCGGCTATATAAATCATCACTAATCATATTTCCCGTTTCAGCTCAACTCATGTcctatcatgaaaaataataaaagtgtaaaataagttaaatacaCCCAATTGAGCAGCTGGAGTTTGAGAGCTCTTTTACTACCTTCCAACTCAATAAGAACTGCAAAGGGGACAGAGAGAAAGTTCAATACGGTGGAGCTTATCGAATGATTCGAATTCATAGCATCCAAACAAGTAGAAGTGGTAGTTACAAAATTAGATGATTTGCTGGGAGAGTTAGTGGTAGAAGGGCTTGCCTTCTTGAGGATCATAATATTTTGTTGTCTAAATGACAAATTGAAGTCTTTtattcaaaattcatttttttcatttatgtgTTTGAAAAATTCACTTCATTGATTTATTGGGACCACCTCATATTTTTCTTTGAGAGTATTAATTGGTACTTTCAAAGGTGAAAATAGAATCTCTTGCCCTCTTATTATTTGAAcagaagaaaatgactttttcaaatctcttatgtgttttttttaaattttttatgtataaaaaataaaaatctcttataaaaaaaatcataaaactaaaTAAAGTTTGTAAAGGACCAAAAATCCAATTCTCTCATTCGGACCACCTCATTTA from Lycium ferocissimum isolate CSIRO_LF1 chromosome 2, AGI_CSIRO_Lferr_CH_V1, whole genome shotgun sequence includes:
- the LOC132042115 gene encoding pentatricopeptide repeat-containing protein At2g01860 isoform X2 — protein: MAVSSNNKTNHTKLPKNLRNPRRPKQPPNMDYNFKRVLYENDEETTNDNVPSVIPQVGSGIDEGIIWESDEMDAISSLFKGRIPQKPGRLDRERPLPLPIPYKIRPLGLPTPKRFANHSRQSISKQVYKNPTFLIGLAKEIQCLSAEENVSKVLGKWSPFLRKGSLSLTIQELGYLGLPERALETFCWVKKQPHLFPDDHILASTVEVLAGSNELKMPFDLDKFTGLASRSVYEAMLRGYIKGGSLKLALKLLSMAKESNRVLDTGVYAKLILQLGKDPDKSTLVLVLLEELAVRDDLNLTPQDCTAIMKICIRLGRFEIVEGLYDWFRKSGGNPGVVMYTTMIHCRYSANKYRDALAMLWEMEASNCLFDLPAYRVVIKLFVALNDLSRAVRYFSKLKEAGFSPTFDIYCSLIRIYMASGRLAKCKDICKEAEMAGFRFDEHTMLKLHQ
- the LOC132042115 gene encoding pentatricopeptide repeat-containing protein At2g01860 isoform X1; its protein translation is MAVSSNNKTNHTKLPKNLRNPRRPKQPPNMDYNFKRVLYENDEETTNDNVPSVIPQVGSGIDEVEKGRMCDDEGIIWESDEMDAISSLFKGRIPQKPGRLDRERPLPLPIPYKIRPLGLPTPKRFANHSRQSISKQVYKNPTFLIGLAKEIQCLSAEENVSKVLGKWSPFLRKGSLSLTIQELGYLGLPERALETFCWVKKQPHLFPDDHILASTVEVLAGSNELKMPFDLDKFTGLASRSVYEAMLRGYIKGGSLKLALKLLSMAKESNRVLDTGVYAKLILQLGKDPDKSTLVLVLLEELAVRDDLNLTPQDCTAIMKICIRLGRFEIVEGLYDWFRKSGGNPGVVMYTTMIHCRYSANKYRDALAMLWEMEASNCLFDLPAYRVVIKLFVALNDLSRAVRYFSKLKEAGFSPTFDIYCSLIRIYMASGRLAKCKDICKEAEMAGFRFDEHTMLKLHQ
- the LOC132042131 gene encoding UDP-glycosyltransferase 91C1 is translated as MENEKESLHVVMFPWLAMGHIIPFFHLSKCLAQRGHKVTFISTPRNIERLDKVPTELDPLLHIVSFPLPKVSNLPDDAESSMDIPYQKAQFLKIAFDLLETPLTTFLENSSPDWIVYDYASHWLPKRAHDLGISRAFFSLFTAATMAFFGPPWALLNDERSIPEDYTVVPKWIPFETKVVYRLHEIKKNFEAPADESGTTDGARFGASIDGSDVVLFRTCVEFEPEWFNLVSELFQKPILSIGVLPPSVIQDENLDRNENDTTWLSIKNWLDKQNQDSVIYVALGTEATVSQKEINELALGLEKCGLHFFWVIRNQPRHKQEDTQIQLPDGYEDTVKNRGIIYRGWVPQTKILSHSCIGGFLTHCGWNSVIEALCFGRVLIMFPVMNDQGLNTRLLQEKGVGVEIPRDEKDGSFTSDSVAETVKFAVVSEEGESLRANARRVSGLFGDRNRNGQLIDDCVGYLMEKRIGKSSR